A single window of Acetobacteraceae bacterium DNA harbors:
- a CDS encoding outer membrane protein assembly factor BamD, whose translation MKKNALKDNVFFFQKKHFPCALFLLTTFSMGLVGCAGEEKDEARERFATHHLDAEALYNYGIDALRGGRYKLASTQFEQLQKEYPYSGYVANAELMEGYAYYLHGDYPQSVQQLERYLQLHPTSPDAAYAFYLRALCYYEQIAPVSRDQLGTAEAMEALQEVVTRFPETSYARDAQLKIDLCRDHLAGKELMVGRYYQHQKQYQAALGRYQRVVQDFQTTNHVPEALERLVEINLNLGLLGEAQMAGAVLGYNYPGSVWYKDAYDHLKHRKDLLPPTDSSRHVNTGQGSGLQVSESIAATSLSPLASSGNKMTGQRPPLNLPGTQSVSESFSPSGGLFTILGGGLSDGLDWFFDLAPPPPGSPEEAHNIAWDAAHKPKPKERTKKNAGKRLAPHPENKLVPTAAQEIKPKQTSPMTENTHTEGTPKKQEEPVKSSTQPKNSLNQTPVPFMPMEPITATPNVQTQSLENLPPAPTNENPQYENLPPPPAPPPATGQKQQYENLPSPPEEPSSSEIPTEPMTSSAAANSWDQMISPDEKTAHENLLKSNESKKQKKSN comes from the coding sequence ATGAAAAAAAATGCTCTCAAGGATAATGTTTTTTTCTTTCAAAAAAAACACTTTCCTTGCGCTCTTTTTCTTTTAACAACTTTCAGTATGGGTTTAGTGGGCTGTGCTGGAGAGGAAAAAGATGAAGCGCGAGAGAGATTTGCAACCCATCATTTAGATGCAGAAGCGCTCTACAATTACGGGATTGATGCGCTCCGGGGCGGACGATATAAACTCGCCAGTACGCAATTTGAACAACTTCAAAAAGAATATCCTTATTCTGGATATGTTGCGAATGCAGAACTTATGGAAGGTTATGCCTATTATTTGCATGGAGACTACCCACAATCGGTTCAACAGCTAGAACGTTACCTACAGCTTCACCCGACTAGCCCTGATGCCGCTTATGCGTTTTATTTACGTGCTCTTTGCTATTATGAGCAAATTGCGCCTGTCAGTCGAGATCAGCTTGGAACAGCAGAAGCGATGGAGGCCCTTCAAGAAGTTGTCACCCGTTTCCCAGAAACCTCTTATGCACGAGACGCACAGTTAAAAATTGACCTCTGCCGAGACCATTTAGCCGGAAAAGAGCTCATGGTCGGACGTTATTATCAGCATCAAAAACAATATCAGGCGGCTCTTGGGCGTTATCAAAGGGTTGTACAAGACTTCCAAACAACAAACCATGTGCCAGAAGCCCTCGAACGTTTGGTTGAAATTAATCTTAATTTAGGTCTCCTCGGAGAAGCACAAATGGCTGGGGCTGTTCTTGGTTATAATTACCCGGGAAGTGTCTGGTATAAAGACGCTTATGACCACTTAAAACATCGGAAAGATCTTCTCCCACCGACAGATTCTTCACGACATGTGAATACAGGACAAGGATCAGGACTGCAGGTTTCTGAAAGTATTGCTGCCACTAGCCTCTCTCCGCTTGCCAGTAGCGGGAATAAGATGACAGGGCAACGCCCACCGCTCAATCTTCCGGGAACACAATCCGTCTCTGAAAGCTTCTCACCTTCCGGTGGCTTATTTACCATCCTTGGCGGTGGACTTTCTGATGGTCTTGACTGGTTCTTCGATCTTGCACCGCCACCACCAGGATCTCCTGAGGAAGCGCATAATATTGCTTGGGACGCTGCGCATAAACCAAAACCCAAAGAACGAACAAAGAAAAACGCCGGAAAACGTCTTGCGCCGCACCCTGAAAATAAACTTGTGCCAACAGCAGCACAGGAGATCAAACCCAAACAAACCTCCCCAATGACAGAAAATACACACACAGAGGGAACACCTAAAAAACAAGAGGAACCTGTAAAATCAAGCACACAGCCAAAAAATTCTCTTAATCAAACGCCTGTTCCTTTCATGCCAATGGAACCCATTACGGCGACACCAAATGTTCAGACGCAATCTTTAGAAAATCTTCCACCTGCGCCGACAAATGAAAATCCACAATACGAAAATTTGCCACCGCCCCCTGCACCGCCTCCCGCCACTGGGCAAAAGCAACAATATGAAAATCTACCCTCACCACCAGAAGAGCCATCTTCTTCAGAAATACCAACAGAACCAATGACTTCTTCTGCCGCTGCAAATTCATGGGATCAAATGATTTCTCCAGATGAAAAAACAGCACATGAAAATCTTTTAAAATCCAATGAATCAAAGAAACAAAAAAAATCAAATTAA
- a CDS encoding UDP-N-acetylmuramate--L-alanine ligase translates to MTSIFSSSKNAISPQPFGRPSLPFSVGILHFVGIGGIGMSGIAEAFHLLGYQVQGSDQKENANTERLKKLGVPVFIGHQKEHVTKADVVIVSTAIPAENPEIKEARQRLLPIVKRAEMLAELMRLRWSIAIGGTHGKTTTTSLIAAVLEEGKLDPTVINGGIIEAYGTNTRMGKGDWMVAEADESDGSFLRLPAVVAVVTNMDPEHLDHWGTAEAMEAGYDQFVSNLPFYGFAVLCIDHPNVLKMIPRLSNHRILTYGFSPNADIQGINVKADTHGSIFDVVVKRRDGSKPQQIGPFHLNMFGRHNVLNALAAVSVAMEMDIPPTVLQKSFEKFKGVQRRFTRVGNWNGAEIIDDYAHHPIEIQAVLEAARQAGARRIITVMQPHRYSRIKELFNDFCACLMKSDIVMISDVYAAGEKPIKGAEKDDLIEALKIQGHRHAIPFSSEEELPSLIYKTAKEGDYVMCLGAGTITKWAHDLPEQLKNFSSK, encoded by the coding sequence ATGACTTCTATTTTTTCTTCTTCTAAAAACGCAATCTCACCACAGCCATTTGGGCGTCCCTCCCTTCCCTTTTCTGTTGGAATTCTACATTTTGTGGGGATTGGCGGGATCGGCATGTCTGGTATTGCAGAGGCCTTTCATTTGCTTGGATACCAGGTTCAAGGAAGCGATCAAAAAGAAAATGCCAATACAGAACGTCTTAAAAAATTAGGCGTCCCGGTCTTTATAGGACATCAAAAAGAACATGTGACAAAAGCGGATGTCGTTATTGTCTCAACAGCTATCCCTGCTGAAAATCCAGAAATAAAAGAGGCCCGTCAGCGTCTGCTCCCTATCGTAAAACGTGCAGAAATGCTTGCTGAATTAATGCGCCTTCGCTGGTCGATTGCCATCGGTGGAACGCATGGAAAAACGACAACAACCAGTCTTATTGCTGCTGTACTGGAAGAAGGAAAACTAGATCCAACCGTTATTAATGGCGGAATCATCGAGGCTTACGGCACCAATACAAGAATGGGAAAAGGCGACTGGATGGTTGCTGAAGCCGATGAGAGCGATGGCTCTTTTCTACGTTTACCCGCCGTTGTCGCCGTCGTGACCAATATGGACCCGGAACATTTGGATCATTGGGGAACTGCCGAGGCGATGGAAGCTGGTTATGATCAGTTTGTCTCCAACCTGCCTTTTTACGGTTTCGCTGTGCTCTGCATTGATCATCCAAATGTTTTAAAGATGATTCCACGCCTTTCAAACCATCGTATTCTCACCTATGGCTTTAGCCCGAATGCCGATATTCAGGGCATCAATGTCAAAGCAGATACGCATGGCAGTATTTTTGATGTTGTTGTCAAACGCCGTGATGGGTCAAAGCCACAGCAAATCGGCCCCTTCCATCTCAATATGTTTGGCCGTCATAATGTGCTTAATGCATTGGCTGCGGTTTCCGTTGCGATGGAAATGGATATCCCACCGACAGTCCTTCAAAAATCTTTTGAAAAGTTTAAAGGGGTTCAGCGTCGCTTTACACGTGTCGGCAACTGGAACGGTGCCGAAATTATTGATGACTATGCCCATCATCCAATTGAAATCCAAGCTGTTCTCGAAGCTGCACGACAGGCAGGGGCTAGACGCATTATTACCGTTATGCAACCACATCGTTATTCCCGTATCAAAGAATTATTTAATGATTTCTGCGCATGCCTCATGAAATCTGATATCGTGATGATTAGCGATGTTTATGCCGCAGGGGAAAAACCGATTAAAGGCGCTGAAAAAGATGATCTTATTGAGGCGCTTAAAATTCAAGGACACCGCCATGCGATCCCCTTCTCCTCGGAAGAAGAATTACCTTCCCTTATCTATAAAACCGCAAAAGAAGGTGATTATGTCATGTGCTTAGGGGCTGGGACAATCACAAAATGGGCGCATGACCTCCCGGAACAACTAAAAAACTTTTCTTCTAAATAG
- the ftsZ gene encoding cell division protein FtsZ, protein MCLELISPPIGADNDSNNPNSKIQPDAARIMVMGVGGGGGNSVNFMMEQGVQGAEFILANTDMQVLLKSTVRDHIQLGPHETRGLGAGGKPEVGELASREVEDEIAQRLKGVDLLFLTAGMGGGTGTGATPVIAEIARKLNILTVAIVTKPFAWEGPQKAKMADAGIKRLRENIDTLIVVPNENLESIEPDRDLTMEEGFEMSNRVLLDGVRNVTEIRQSVGRINVDFRDLQTTLEQGGMGLIGTGRSTPDDPTEERAILAANRAINNPLLERSNIQGAQKLLIHIRSRKGDLRMKENTKAMQHIQEALKGELQGSFINGIFETDDVEEGCVEISIIATGLDAAELPAPVKPEVTTNPPPSYPPLRPSGPPYPPQPPKGTTYPNHPSPQPKPAAPPMPIPQPPKVESKSSGGLFGGFGNFFKKPRQQVSVAPHPVKTDNTALPQRPRRDIDDVKTPDGAGPKTPDYLK, encoded by the coding sequence ATGTGTCTTGAGCTTATATCTCCTCCCATCGGTGCTGACAACGACAGTAATAATCCAAATAGCAAAATCCAGCCGGATGCTGCGCGTATTATGGTTATGGGCGTTGGCGGTGGTGGTGGAAACTCCGTCAACTTCATGATGGAGCAAGGTGTGCAAGGCGCAGAATTTATTCTCGCCAATACGGATATGCAGGTTCTTCTCAAATCAACCGTGCGAGATCATATTCAGCTTGGGCCGCATGAAACACGCGGCCTCGGTGCCGGTGGAAAGCCTGAGGTCGGAGAACTTGCCTCACGTGAAGTTGAAGATGAAATTGCACAACGCCTTAAAGGGGTTGACCTTCTTTTCTTAACTGCTGGTATGGGGGGCGGTACAGGAACAGGCGCAACACCTGTCATTGCCGAGATTGCACGAAAACTTAATATTCTAACCGTTGCCATTGTGACAAAGCCTTTTGCTTGGGAAGGCCCTCAAAAAGCAAAAATGGCAGATGCAGGTATTAAACGCCTTCGTGAAAATATTGATACCTTAATTGTTGTTCCAAATGAGAATTTAGAAAGCATTGAGCCTGACCGTGACCTGACAATGGAAGAAGGCTTTGAAATGTCTAATCGGGTTCTTTTAGATGGCGTCCGCAATGTTACGGAAATTCGCCAATCTGTTGGACGAATCAATGTTGACTTTAGAGACTTACAGACCACCTTAGAACAAGGCGGTATGGGACTTATCGGAACTGGTCGAAGCACGCCAGACGATCCAACAGAAGAGCGTGCCATTCTGGCGGCAAACCGTGCGATTAACAATCCGCTCCTTGAACGCAGCAATATTCAAGGCGCACAAAAATTACTTATCCATATCAGATCCCGCAAAGGGGATTTGCGTATGAAAGAAAATACCAAAGCCATGCAACATATCCAGGAGGCTCTCAAGGGTGAGCTCCAAGGAAGTTTTATTAATGGTATTTTTGAAACTGATGATGTCGAAGAAGGTTGCGTTGAAATTTCAATTATTGCGACAGGATTAGATGCTGCTGAACTTCCTGCACCTGTAAAACCGGAAGTAACGACAAATCCTCCCCCATCGTACCCACCATTGCGCCCAAGCGGACCGCCTTATCCACCACAACCGCCAAAGGGAACGACATACCCGAATCATCCCTCTCCACAGCCCAAACCCGCTGCACCACCGATGCCTATTCCACAACCTCCAAAAGTTGAATCGAAGAGTTCCGGCGGACTTTTTGGCGGATTTGGTAACTTCTTTAAAAAACCCAGACAGCAAGTATCTGTAGCTCCCCATCCGGTAAAAACTGATAATACGGCATTACCTCAACGTCCACGTCGGGACATTGATGATGTCAAAACCCCAGATGGAGCGGGGCCAAAAACACCTGATTACCTGAAGTAA
- the ftsA gene encoding cell division protein FtsA: MNDSLSPFLSKSKIKPAENAGKWALLKKRKFQAAIDIGSNKITCLIGRASHNEKEKDTIEILGCGWVKSEGIASGDIVNVPVARKAILSAYQEAVNQAGLTPKRKEIAINLSCGDPYSHYVSSSVTLGGEEASSREIKQLLEAAKRKCNQHKDRLVRLFPISYVIDGHTEIETPIGQPCYSLDSKFLAVLSSDQPFRTLNKNLEQSNIYPSPYLPAAFASGLAVLQPQERDYGTLVIDLGAGTTSWAFFLRNKPHGIGQVKWGGNYITRLLMIEFGIKVETAEKLKTRYGCPRFGLEDETEISLPEGSNKNNNRVQRSEISSLISTHIRKILSLVFQDISALPGIIKKNAPPPWKRIVLTGGGSLLEGIDNEVSAIFNAPCRLGRPDNAKGIPAKMLGFAPSFACAVGLLTWRVGADRNFGHIGLQGIQRDDGPMERILRFIQNAE, from the coding sequence ATGAATGATTCTCTCTCCCCTTTTTTATCCAAGTCCAAAATAAAACCTGCTGAAAATGCAGGTAAGTGGGCTTTGCTGAAAAAAAGAAAGTTTCAGGCCGCTATTGATATTGGCTCGAATAAAATTACCTGTCTCATAGGACGTGCCTCTCATAATGAGAAAGAAAAAGATACAATTGAAATTCTTGGCTGTGGGTGGGTAAAGTCAGAGGGTATTGCCTCCGGGGACATTGTCAATGTCCCCGTTGCACGCAAAGCCATTCTATCTGCCTACCAAGAGGCCGTAAACCAAGCTGGCTTAACACCAAAAAGAAAAGAGATTGCTATCAATCTCTCTTGCGGTGATCCTTATTCGCATTATGTCTCTTCTTCTGTCACGCTGGGTGGTGAGGAGGCTTCCAGCCGAGAAATTAAGCAGCTCCTTGAGGCGGCAAAAAGAAAATGCAATCAACATAAAGATCGCTTAGTGCGCCTATTTCCTATTTCCTATGTCATTGATGGCCATACAGAAATTGAGACACCCATTGGCCAGCCATGCTATTCTCTTGATTCAAAATTTTTGGCAGTTCTCTCCTCAGATCAGCCCTTCCGTACGCTTAATAAAAATCTTGAGCAAAGTAATATTTACCCCTCCCCTTACTTGCCAGCGGCCTTTGCTTCCGGTCTTGCCGTTTTACAACCGCAAGAACGTGATTACGGTACCCTTGTCATTGACCTCGGCGCAGGAACAACATCGTGGGCTTTTTTCTTACGGAATAAGCCACATGGTATCGGCCAAGTTAAATGGGGTGGCAATTATATTACACGTCTTCTAATGATTGAATTCGGTATTAAAGTCGAAACGGCTGAGAAATTAAAGACACGCTATGGCTGTCCACGATTTGGATTGGAGGATGAAACAGAAATTTCTCTCCCAGAAGGTTCTAATAAAAATAATAACCGTGTTCAGCGTTCTGAGATTTCTTCGCTCATTTCGACGCATATACGCAAAATTCTTTCTTTGGTTTTTCAAGATATTTCTGCTCTTCCGGGCATTATTAAAAAAAATGCCCCTCCCCCTTGGAAGCGAATAGTGCTAACAGGGGGGGGGTCCTTACTCGAAGGAATCGACAATGAGGTAAGTGCTATTTTTAATGCACCTTGCCGCCTTGGACGGCCTGACAATGCGAAAGGCATCCCAGCTAAAATGCTTGGATTTGCGCCTTCTTTTGCTTGTGCTGTCGGCTTATTAACATGGAGAGTAGGCGCAGATCGTAATTTTGGCCATATCGGATTGCAGGGGATACAGCGTGATGATGGGCCAATGGAACGAATTCTTCGCTTTATTCAAAATGCAGAATAG
- a CDS encoding FtsQ-type POTRA domain-containing protein: MKQWRSKLAIIFLVAMGFSICWLEDPAFENMGIQLLHQLRENFHSTTDVINPKIDTVGIQGRHLTDQSDIFEALSSNSDSEIRNFSAAAVREKLLKLPFVENAIVQRAPFSKTVTVTLSEHSPIAVWQTKKQLLLVDIDGTTLPPRQDSRVDRILQKMPLIVGDDANLAATNFIPLFNACPDLKDKTTALIRIGKRRWDVILKTGQTVKLPETKESAALQRFSFANKKLKLTERPISVIDLRLPDRLVLRIPNKTEQQKLVKESLSLE, encoded by the coding sequence ATGAAGCAATGGCGTAGCAAGCTTGCAATTATTTTTCTCGTTGCTATGGGATTTTCCATTTGCTGGTTAGAAGACCCTGCTTTTGAAAATATGGGAATCCAACTTTTACATCAGTTAAGAGAAAATTTTCACAGCACAACCGATGTTATCAATCCTAAAATTGATACGGTTGGAATTCAAGGACGCCATCTTACAGATCAAAGCGATATTTTTGAGGCTCTTTCAAGCAATTCAGACAGTGAAATTCGTAATTTTTCTGCTGCCGCTGTTCGTGAAAAGCTCTTAAAACTCCCCTTTGTTGAAAATGCTATTGTGCAACGGGCACCTTTTAGCAAAACCGTTACGGTAACGCTTTCCGAACATTCTCCTATTGCAGTATGGCAAACCAAAAAACAGCTTTTACTTGTCGATATAGATGGAACAACCCTTCCACCACGGCAAGATTCCCGGGTTGATCGTATTTTACAGAAAATGCCATTAATTGTCGGAGATGATGCTAATTTAGCCGCAACAAACTTTATTCCTCTCTTTAATGCCTGCCCAGATCTCAAAGACAAAACAACAGCTCTCATCCGTATTGGTAAACGACGCTGGGATGTGATTTTAAAAACAGGGCAAACCGTAAAACTTCCTGAAACAAAAGAAAGCGCCGCCTTGCAACGCTTCTCTTTTGCAAATAAAAAACTAAAACTTACAGAACGTCCTATTTCTGTTATTGATCTTCGGCTACCTGACCGACTAGTATTGCGCATACCGAATAAGACAGAGCAACAGAAGCTTGTAAAAGAATCTCTTAGTCTTGAATAA
- the lpxC gene encoding UDP-3-O-[3-hydroxymyristoyl] N-acetylglucosamine deacetylase, whose protein sequence is MRLASSFVPPSPLQATIEEDFFFEGVSLHSGKECKVSLFPGRENGGIRFYNEDFPQAGFFSLNPECLLPGNLATIIAPPAYPEARISTTEHFLSALCAFEIDNIDIHVCGGEIPIQDGCADFFIHLLQKIGRKKQMAKRKWIKILKKVEVSHNDATASLFPSDTPSFHISIDFPAPAIGKQEMSCFLNPDFFEKEIAPARTFVTADQLEQLRKMGLIKGGNLANALVVDNDKIINPEGKRYENEFARHKLLDAIGDLYCAGLPLLGAFKGHKSGHNLNRMLLQKTFADTLNYEIIEDPSFISSNNI, encoded by the coding sequence ATGCGTTTAGCCAGCTCTTTTGTCCCTCCCTCCCCTCTTCAAGCCACCATTGAAGAGGATTTCTTCTTTGAGGGGGTCTCCCTGCATTCTGGAAAAGAGTGCAAGGTTTCTCTTTTTCCCGGGAGAGAAAATGGCGGTATACGCTTCTATAATGAGGATTTTCCTCAGGCTGGATTTTTCTCCCTGAATCCAGAATGTTTATTGCCCGGTAATTTAGCGACAATTATTGCACCACCCGCTTATCCAGAAGCACGTATTTCCACAACAGAGCATTTTTTGTCTGCTTTATGTGCTTTTGAAATCGACAATATCGATATTCATGTTTGCGGGGGTGAAATTCCTATTCAGGATGGATGTGCTGATTTTTTTATACATCTTCTCCAAAAGATCGGCCGCAAAAAACAAATGGCAAAAAGAAAATGGATTAAAATCCTAAAGAAAGTTGAAGTATCTCATAACGATGCAACAGCTTCTCTTTTTCCTTCCGATACACCGTCATTTCATATTTCAATTGATTTTCCTGCCCCGGCTATTGGTAAGCAAGAAATGTCATGTTTTTTAAATCCTGATTTTTTTGAAAAAGAAATTGCTCCAGCGAGAACCTTTGTTACTGCCGACCAGTTGGAACAACTTCGAAAAATGGGGCTCATTAAGGGTGGAAACCTTGCCAATGCCTTAGTGGTTGATAATGACAAAATCATTAACCCTGAAGGAAAGCGCTATGAAAATGAATTTGCACGTCACAAACTTCTTGATGCTATCGGAGACCTTTATTGCGCAGGTCTCCCCCTTTTAGGAGCTTTCAAAGGGCATAAAAGCGGCCATAATCTTAACCGTATGCTTCTTCAAAAAACCTTTGCTGATACCTTAAATTATGAAATTATAGAAGATCCCTCTTTTATCTCTTCCAACAATATTTAA
- a CDS encoding D-alanine--D-alanine ligase — protein sequence MHIVVLMGGASNEREISFSSGKAVSRALSKEGFTITEIDANISPYALVHQLEKLAPTAIFNALHGGDGENGVIQGLLELSKISYTHSGVLASAACFDKKICRDILIANGLPVPPGRLLSQEELKEKAPFEGGYVIKPVAEGSSFGVSIFQKDDPKKREKIASEWHYNSAILAESFIPGLELTVGVLDNKALEVTEIRPQKEGDFYSFDAKYSPGGSQHILPAQIPENIRQKTFKFALKAHQVLNCAGATRTDFRFDPKTGTLAILEINTQPGLTDTSLLPEQAKFAGISFSELCKWMIADCLNRSKSLPEHFPKVQDI from the coding sequence ATCCATATTGTTGTCCTTATGGGCGGCGCTAGCAATGAAAGAGAAATTAGCTTTTCAAGTGGCAAAGCCGTTTCACGTGCCCTCTCAAAAGAGGGTTTCACCATCACGGAAATTGATGCAAATATTTCGCCTTATGCGCTTGTCCATCAGCTTGAAAAACTAGCTCCTACTGCTATCTTCAATGCGCTTCATGGTGGAGATGGCGAAAATGGTGTTATCCAAGGTTTACTAGAACTTTCAAAAATTTCTTATACACATTCTGGTGTATTAGCCTCTGCGGCATGCTTTGATAAGAAAATCTGTAGAGATATTCTCATTGCCAATGGCCTTCCTGTTCCCCCTGGTCGTCTTCTTTCCCAAGAGGAACTTAAAGAAAAAGCGCCTTTTGAGGGAGGCTATGTCATTAAACCTGTTGCAGAAGGCTCTTCTTTTGGCGTTTCAATTTTTCAAAAAGACGATCCTAAAAAACGTGAAAAAATTGCCTCCGAATGGCATTATAATTCTGCCATTCTTGCGGAATCCTTCATCCCAGGACTGGAATTAACCGTTGGCGTTCTTGACAATAAAGCCTTAGAGGTCACAGAAATTCGTCCACAGAAAGAAGGCGACTTTTATAGCTTCGATGCCAAATATAGCCCTGGAGGCTCTCAGCATATTTTACCTGCACAAATTCCTGAAAATATCCGTCAAAAAACCTTTAAATTTGCCTTAAAAGCCCATCAAGTCTTAAATTGCGCAGGCGCAACAAGAACAGATTTTCGCTTTGATCCCAAGACAGGTACACTTGCTATCCTTGAAATTAATACACAGCCGGGCCTGACAGATACCTCTCTCTTGCCTGAACAAGCAAAATTTGCTGGTATTAGTTTCTCTGAATTATGTAAATGGATGATTGCTGATTGTTTAAACCGGTCAAAATCTCTCCCTGAGCATTTTCCCAAGGTGCAGGATATTTAA
- the murB gene encoding UDP-N-acetylmuramate dehydrogenase: protein MSGKIYENFPLGKRSWFGTGGHAEKVFIPDTLEDLQNFLKNSPENTLIVGALSNTLVRDSGVKETVIRLGGDFRNYSFDKDGVIVGAACLDMTLASAAAAENRSGLEFLSGIPGSLGGAIAMNAGASGSEMSHILDWVEVLLPSGKCAILYPHEIHLSYRHSELPQGAIVTRMRLHAPQGNHADISEKMKAIKLHRTTAQPSKVKTGGSTFKNPEGHSAWKLIDESGCRGKRRGDAMISEKHCNFLINLGEATSKDLEFLGDEVIDLVQKKSGITLQWEIKRIGQ from the coding sequence ATGAGCGGTAAAATCTATGAAAATTTTCCTTTAGGAAAACGGAGCTGGTTTGGTACTGGCGGACATGCTGAAAAAGTTTTTATCCCAGATACACTTGAAGACCTTCAAAATTTTCTTAAGAATTCTCCTGAAAATACTTTAATTGTCGGGGCGCTTTCCAATACCCTCGTCCGGGATTCAGGGGTTAAGGAAACCGTTATCCGTTTAGGAGGCGATTTTCGAAATTACTCGTTTGACAAAGACGGGGTTATTGTCGGTGCAGCCTGTCTTGATATGACGCTTGCAAGTGCGGCAGCGGCAGAAAATAGATCCGGATTAGAATTTCTGTCTGGAATTCCCGGAAGTCTTGGTGGTGCCATTGCTATGAATGCAGGGGCATCGGGAAGTGAAATGTCTCATATTCTTGACTGGGTAGAGGTTCTTCTACCTAGCGGTAAATGTGCTATTCTCTATCCACATGAAATCCATCTTTCTTACCGGCACTCCGAATTGCCACAAGGGGCTATTGTGACACGAATGCGTTTACACGCCCCTCAAGGCAATCATGCTGACATTTCTGAAAAAATGAAAGCGATTAAGCTGCACCGTACAACAGCTCAACCAAGCAAGGTAAAAACAGGCGGCTCAACCTTTAAAAACCCTGAAGGCCATAGCGCTTGGAAACTCATTGACGAGTCAGGATGCCGTGGCAAACGTCGTGGCGATGCCATGATAAGTGAAAAACATTGTAATTTTCTCATTAATCTCGGAGAAGCGACCTCTAAAGACCTTGAATTTTTAGGGGATGAAGTCATAGATCTTGTCCAGAAAAAATCAGGTATTACGCTTCAATGGGAAATTAAGAGAATAGGTCAATGA